In Deinococcus carri, the genomic stretch TGCCCGCCCCGATACGCCTCACCCGTCCGGCGCGCAGCAGGGAACGGCGGTGGGCTTGTTCCCACAACGGCTCCAGTTCACTCAGGAGCTGGTCAAACTCCATCGGCGTTAGCCCCACCAGCCGCTCGAAGGAACGCGCTCGGGACTTCAGCTTCTCCAGCCGTAACACCCCTGAACCTACCTGCTCCTACCTCTACTGCGCAACGGGTCTTGAGAGCTCGCACCTGGATAGAGTGAGTGAATAGCTGTGCTGACGCGGTTGTGGGAAGTTGTTGGGGTAGGGTGACACAGTGTTGAGTGGCCAGAAGCTCCCTGGCTACCGGTTTCCCCTCGCGGTCATTGGCCACGCCGTGTGGCTCTACCACCGCTTCAGCCTCCGCTACCGATATATCGAAGAACTGCTGCTGGAACGAGGAATCGCCGTCACCTGCGAGTTCATCCGCAGCTGGTGCATCAAGTTCAGCGACCTGTTCGCCCAGGGCCTCCGTCATCGGGAACCACGACGTGGTTCCCGGTGGCACCTTGACGAGATGTACGTGGACGTAGGCAGTCTCAAACACTGGTTGTGGCGGGCCGTTGATGAACACGGCACCGTGCTGGACGTCTTCCTTCAGAAACACCGCGATACCGAGGCCGCCAAATCGTTTTTCCACCGGCTCCTGGGGGAATACGACGTGCCAGAGGTCATTCATACCGATAAGCTCTGGAGTTACGGTGTTGCCCTACGGCAACTTCCCGTGCTCCACACCGTGGAGCACATCCAGGTTGTCTCCACGGCGCGCTGCAACAACTTGATTGAACAGTCTCATCGGCCTACCCGGTGGCAGGAACGTCAGCAGTGCGGGTTCCGATCACGACGACGGACGGGCGCAAGGCTTTCTCGATCTGCACGCCCGCTTGGCGAACCTGAATCATCCTGCTCGCTCCACCTTTCCCCCTCGCCCTCGGAGTTCCCACCAGCAGGCTGCGTTCAAGTCCTGGCGGGAAGTGGTACAGCAGGTGGCCTGAGATGCAGGCCACCTGCCTTTTCAGGGCCTCCCGCTTTCTGCGCGCCGACAACTTGCCACAACCCTCGCCGGATACTTCTTCAACCAGGCCCCTGTTTCCGGCTTCCCGCTATCGTCGGTCAACAGCGCCTTGAATGTGCCGTAATGAACCAGCAAGCCTAGGGATAGAAGGCGGCTTGCAGGTCATTGTGCAGACTGCGGCCGGTACGCGACTGGTAGAGCTTGGCCGTCTCCTGGAGCTTCTGTGCGGTCTGGAGGGAATTGAGGGTCCGCAGCAGGTCAGTCAGCTTGTCCGCGCTCTGGCTCACGGTGGTGCGGGCAATCTGCTGTTCGAGGGAAGCCTCGACGGTCTTGGGCGTCTGGGCGGGCAGAGGCCCGCCGGGCATCACCCAGGGCGCACGGGGAAGCTTCTGCGTGGTGTCGTGGTTCAGGAGTGGTTCAGCGGCCTTGCGTTGCACGGCACTGGGGCCAGGCGACCCAGCGGACTGCGGGGAAGCTGTGGCGGGGACAGGCGCAGTCGCCAACGGGGCGCTCCCCAGAACTTCCCCTATTCGTCGGGCCTCCACCTCCAGCCCGGCGTCTGGGTCCACCCCAGAACTGACCTTGCCCTGCACCTGCTGAACAGTGTGCGTCGCTTCATGCGCGACCAGCTTTAGTCCGTCCGCACTCGTCGGGTCATAACGGTTGGCCCCAAAATAGATGTCCTGCCCGCTGGTGAAGGCTTCTGCCTGCACGCTGGCCGCCAGCTTCGCCGCCTCGCCATCGGTATGCACCCGCACCCGGCTTAGGTCGGCGTTCAAGCCCTGTTCCAGATGTCGCTGCACGGCGGCTGGGAGCGGCTCGCCGCCCCCTCTTCTGGCCTGCACGCGCTGCGTCACCGTGCCCAGATTCGCTTCCGTCTGCCGCTGCACCGCCTCGTCCAGCCGCCGTTGCAATCCCAGATGTGCCCGCTGCAAGGTGTACCCCTCGCGCACCTGGGCTTCCCGGGCTTCCTTCTGCCGCTGGAGACTGACCGCACGCTGCACCGCTTCCTGGTCCTGAGGCGTCCGGGTCAGTTCAGACAGTCGGTCATAGAGGGCCGGACCATCTGCCCCCTGCCCCACAGCCCGCTGAAGCGCACCCATCGCCAGCTCCGCACGGGTGGCTGCGGGGAGAACCTGGGCATCGCGCATGAAAGCCCCCGTGACCTGCTGCTGTCCCGTCTCGGTGGCGAGTTGACGCTGCAAGGCCGTGAGGACAGTAGGAGCGGGGGAGGGAGGTGGGACAAAGCGTTGCAGTGCTGTCTCACTCTCCGGACGTAAGCCGCGCTCCGCCAGGGCAATACGGGAGGCTTCCAACTCGGCCTGACTCGCCTGAACCTCTGAAGTGGCACGTTGCATAGCAGTCCTGTCAGCGGCGAGGAGGCCCGCTGCCGTCAGTGCGGGAGCGACGCGGGCACGCTGGACAGCGGAAGAAGCGGAACGGGAGTTGCTCAGGGTAAAGGGGTCGTGGTGCCTGGCCACGGGTGCGGCGACCACTGGCGCGGTGGCCAGCGGAGCGGGTGCCCGCAGCTTCACGCGCTGCACCGGCTGGGTTGTGCTGGCCGGGGCCGCTCGGCTCGACCCGGTCTTCGTCTTGTGGTCGAAGGTCATTACCCACCCCCTGCGGCCAGGGTACAGGCTGGCTTGTGACCATGTGGTGAAGATCTGCCCAGAGCATAGGCAAGTGGGCGACGGTGATGCCGTTGGCGTCCTGCTGGGCGACGGTTTCCTTGCCCTAGCCTCGACGCGGTGCCCGGAGCATTCCACCCACTCGGACACCACGAATCTTCACCCGGTGCCAGCTCGCTCGCCTGGCAAGGCCCCCCCGAGCAGCCCGACGACTTCCAACCGTACCAGCCAGCGGGCCACCTGGGCGCGCTCTGGCGTCAACCCGGAGCGCAACCACCACAACATGATCGAAATACCCATACTGGCCAGCACGGGCGCACACAACGCCGGCGGCACGGGTGCCCGCGACACATCCAGCAGGTGCTGCCCCAACAACCGATCCAGAAACTCCTCCAGCCGCCCATGCACCTCCAGAAAGAACGCGGGCATCCCGTTCGCGCCCAGCATCAGGCGGTAGAAGTCGGCGTTCTTCTCCACATGCTCCAGAAACACCAGCGCCAACTCGGGGGGCGCTGACGCCGGGTCCAGCCACGTCTGCGGTATCAGCGGGCCGCTCAACCGTCCGCGCGCCGCCTCCAGGCATTCGCTCAGATCATTCAGAACGTCCTGAACGATGTCGTACTTGTCCTGGTAGTAGCGGTAGAACGTCGTGCGGTGGACGCCTGCGCGCTCGGCGAGGTCCTGGACGCTCACGTTCGCGTACCCGCGCTCGCGCGTGAGATTCACCAGGGCCTGCCGCAGCGCCTGCCGTGTGCGGTCGCTGCGAACATCCTGCCGGGAAGCGCGGGGGGAACGGTCCACCATACCGCGAAGCACCATAGCGTTCCGGCGCGACAGAAGCTGCCCTTCTGTCGCGAAAGTAAACCGCCCACGTCCACCGCTGGACAGGCGAGGGTACAGTGCCCGCATTGGGCCTGGCCGGGTCAGGTGGCGGAGAAAGCGCCGAGCCGCACCGGGGAGCAGACGAGCCGTGCTCCGCGCCCGGCACACCCCGGAGGTCAACCCATGAACAAGGTGTATGAAACAGCCGAGGCGGCCCTGCGTGACGTGTTGCGTGACGGTGCGTCCCTCGCTGTCGGTGGCTTTGCGGCGGCGGGCGTGCCCACACTGCTGCTCGGCGCGGTGCATCGGCTGAATGTCCAGAACCTGTCCCTGATCTGCTGCTCCACCCAGCGCAGCGAGGACTATGGCGTGAACCGCTTGATCACCCACCGGCAGGTGGCGAAGCTCACCACCAGTTACCTCGGCCCCAACGACGCCGTGAAGGGGTTGTACGCCAGCAGGGAACTTCAGGTGGAGTTCGTCCCACAGGGCACCCTGGCGGAACGCCTGCGGGCGGGTGGGGCGGGCATCCCGGCCTTCTTCACGCCGGTCGGGGCGGGGACCGTGGTGCAGGAGGGCAAGGAGACGCGCGAGATCACGGGACGGGCCTGCATTCTGGAAGAAGCCCTCGTGCCCGATGTCGGCCTGGTCAAGGCCTGGAAGGCAGACCGTTCCGGCAATCTGGTGTACCGCCGCACCGCGCAGAACTTCAACCCGCAGGTCGCCGCCGCCGCGCGCGTCACCATCGCGGAGGTCGAGGAGCTTGTGGAGGACGGCGAGATCGACCCGGATCAGGTGCATACGCCGGGCGTGTACGTGCAGCGGGTCGTCCTGGACCCTCACCCCGACAAGACCATCCGCAACCTGAAGCTGAGGGAGGAACGCTGATGCCCTGGACCCGCGATGAAATGGCCGCCCGCACGGCGCAAGAACTGCGCGACGGCATGTACGTGAACCTGGGGATCGGCATCCCCACGCTGGTCGCCAACCACGTACCAGAAGGCATGCAGGTCTTTTTCGAGAGTGAGAACGGCATGCTGGGCCTCGGCCCCTACCCCATGCCGGGCGAGGTGGACCCCGACCTGCTGAACGCCGGGGGGGAAACGGTGACGTTCGTGCCGGGCGCGAGCTGCTTCAGCAGCGCGGACGGCTTCGCGATGATTCGCGGCGGGCACATCGACCTCGCCATTCTCGGCGGCTTGCAGGTCAGCGAAACCGGCGACCTCGCCAACTGGATGGTGCCGGGGCAGTTCGTGACGGGCATGGGCGGCGCGATGGATCTGGTGGCCGGTGCCCGGCGCGTCCTGGTCCTGATGGAGCACGTCAACAAGCGCGGCGAGCCGAAGATCGTGCGCGAGACGCACCTCCCTCTCACCGGACAGCGCGTGGTCAGCCGCATCATCACCGACCTGTGTGTCCTCGACGTGACGCCCGCCGGATTGGAACTGGTGGAACTCGCGCCCGGCGTGACCCTCGGGGAATTGCAGAGCAAGACGGCGGCCCCCATCCGCGTTCCCACCCCCTCCAGGAGTGCCTCATGACCCCCGGCGAAACGAACCTCGATGCCCTGCTCGCCCGCCTCTCCAGGCTCGGCCCCGCCGAACTGAAGCAGGTGCAGGCCCACCTCGCGCGGCAGCAGCAGGACGCCAGACCCGCACGTGAACTTCCCCCCGTCAACAGCGACTTCTACGACCTCGCCAGCACTCTGACGGAGAGGCAGCGCCGCGTGCAGGAAAAGGTGCGCGCGTTCATGCATGCTGAAGTCGCGCCCATCGCCAACGAATACTGGGCACGGGGCGAATTTCCCCGGCAACTTATCGGCAAGTTCCGAAAACTCGGCCTGGGCCGGGACCTCTGGCGTGAGGACGGCACCCGCGACCCGGAGGATGTCCTCGCCGGCTTCCTGGCGAGCATGGAGATGGCGCGGGTGGACCCCAGCGTCGCCACGTTCTTCGGGGTCCACAACGGTCTGGCGTCCCTCAGCATCCTGCTGTGCGGCAGCGAGGCGCAGCGCCGCGAATGGATGCCCCGGATGCGCGACCTCGACGTGATCGGGGCCTTCGCCCTCACGGAACCGCTGGTCGGGTCCGGCACAGCGGGCGGCCTCACCACCACCGCCCGGCGCGAGGGGGACACCTGGGTCCTGAACGGCGAGAAGAAGTGGATCGGGAACGCCACCCTCGCGGACGTGGTCGTGGTCTGGGCGCGTGACGTGGCGGACAACCAGGTGAAGGGCTTCCTGGTCCGCACCGAGAACCCCGGCTACCACGTCGAGAAGATCGAGGGCAAGGTGGCGCTGCGGATCGTGGAGAACGGCCACATCACCCTTACGGGTTGCCGCGTGCCGGAAACAGACCGCCTCCAGAACGCAAACAGCTTCAAGGACACCGCGAACGTCCTGCGCGCCACCCGCGCCGGTGTCGCCTGGATGGCGCTGGGCTGCGCGATGGGGGCCTACGAACTCACGCTGAAATACAGCCAGGAGCGGCAGCAGTTCGGACGCCCCATCGCGAAGTTCCAGCTCGTGCAGAACCACATCGTGAAGATGCTGGGCAACATCACGGCGGTGCAGACGATGGTGATGCGCCTCGCACAGCTTCAGGCGGAGGGCCGCCTCCGCGACGAATAGGCCAGCCTCGCCAAGCAGTTCGCCGCCGCGCGGGGCCGCGAGGTAGTCGCGCACGCCCGCGAGGTGCTGGGGGGCAACGGCATCCTGCTCGACTACGGCGTGATCAAGTTCTTCTGCGACGCCGAGGCGCTGTACAGCTACGAGGGCACCGAGGAGATCAACACCCTCGTCGTGGGCCGGGCCGTCACCGGTGTCGGCGCGTTCGTCTGAAGAAAACTGACCGAGGTGAAGCAAAGACGTGTTGAAGCAGGTCACGACGTACCGAGGCGGGACAGGCCATCCGCGTGAACTTCCAGAGCGAGGAAGGTGAGTCCCTGCACACGATGGACGTGGACAGCCACCCCGCCATCGCCAGTGGGCGCGAGGTGAGCGCCTACCCGAAACCCGACCTGTTCGTGGATGCAGACACCCCAGTCACCGTTCCGACATCTTGTGCAACCCTGCATAGTGGAGCTGGAAAAGCCATGACGCGAGTTCCCCGTACCCTCCCCGCTTCTCCTGCCCTCACGGTGCAGGAATGACCGGGCCTGATTGTGCCGTCAAGCTGCTGGTGAACATGCAGTCGCGTCGGGGGGCGGCCTCCCTCCCAGCGGCGGTGAAGGCCCTCGCGGCGGCAGGCCTTCCCGTGACCCCACTGCCCGTGCAGGAGCCTCACTCGGCGGAGGTCATCCTGCGGGCGGAGGTGGCGCGGGGTGCCCCCCTGGTGATCGTGGGGGGTGGTGACGGAACGCTCTCCCATGCCGCCGGGGTTCTCGCGCAGACGATAACGGCCCTGGGCATCCTGCCGCTCGGAACCGGCAATACCTTCGCCCGCAGCGTGGGGGTCCCTCTTGACCTGTCCGGTGCGGTGCGGATCATTGTGGAGGGAGAGACAGCGGCGGTCGACGTGGGGATGCTGAACGGGCGGCCCTTTTTGAACAGCGTGGCCCTGGGTCTCTCCGCCGAGATTGCCCGCAGCCTAACGCCCTCCCTCAAGCGTCGCCTGGGGCTGCTGGCCTGGCCCGTCGTGGGCACGCGGGTCCTGAGACGACACCACGCGCTCGACCTCACGCTCACGTCCCCGGAGGGCACGCTGCGGCTTCACACCCACCAGCTCCTCGTGGCGAACGGGCGGTATGTGGCCGGGCCCCTGCGCGCCGCCCCGCACGCCTCGGTAGCGGACCGGCAACTCGACGTGCTCGTGTTCGGCAAGGGCCGGCTCGTCAGCCTGCTCCAGGCGGGAACCCTGTGGACACTGGGGCGACCCGTCCTGGAGTTCTCGGCCCCTCAGGTTACGGTGCAGACGCGAGGAGGTGCCCGCTGGGTCAGCGTGGACGGCGAGGTGACCGCCTGCACCACCCTGAAGCTCTCGGTGGACGCTGCCGCCCTGCACGTCCGGGTGCCCGTTGGTTTCGACGCCCGGCGCGCGTGAGGGTCTGGGAACGGCCCAGCTCAAGACCTGTTGCGCAGGAGCTGAAGGGGCAGCGGGGCGACGTTGCCAGCGGAGATTGACGAGTCCAGCGGCACAGCCCCAGCTCACGCCATGCTGTGAGGGCTGGTTCCTGAAGAACTCCTTGCAGGCGCGGAACTTCTCGATCCGGTTGAGGGCATTCTCGGCGGTGCTCCGCACCTTGGACAGCAAGCGGTTGAGTTCACGTTGCTCCACTCGCCTTTCTTCGGGCGCTTGGCGGGCACGATGGTCTCTAGACCTTCTCCATTCCGGTGTACCCGCGGTCCCCCCACACCCGGACATGCCTGGGGAGCCGGGTCATCAGCCGGGAACGCCGCAGCACTTTCATGTCGTGGGTGCGACCGCCACCTGCGTTTTGAGGGTGTGGGTGCCCTGCTTGACGCTGTAGAAGCGCTTCTTGTCCTGAGGTCGCCCCAGCGCGTCACAGGCCTTCACCTATCACCGTGGTCAGGCCCCCATAAGCGACAAGCCCCCAGGACCACATCCTGCTTGTCACCCATTCCCTGGTGGTCGCACCGCCTTCAGATAAGCGTTCAGGGCGTCCTGATTGCGTTGGAGGCAGGCAATGCGCGCCGCGATGCGGTCCAGCTCCAGCTCCAGGCGCTCCAGCATCTCCGGCTGCACGTCCTTCAGGTGAATGGCCTGAGGCGTGTCGAGGAAGGGCAGCACCTCCTTGATCAGGCTGATGGGCAGTCCGGCCCCCAGCAGACCACGCAGTTGCAGGACATGGGGCACCACCGAGTCCGGGTAATCCCGGTAGCCGTTCGCCAGGCGCGTGGAGGTGAGCAACCCCTGTTCCTCGTAGTACCGCAGCAGGCGGGGAGAGACGTTCACGCGCCGGGCCAGTTCACCGATCCTCATTCATCACTTCCTCCGGAGGCCTTGACCCTCACATCAGTGTGAAGCTTTCAGGATGGGGGCATGTTGATGTCCCCGCCTCTCCAGCAGCCCCTGAAAACCTCTGGACCCACTCTCATTTTCGGCGGGAGGCACTCATGCTGAGCCGTCACAGCACCGGGCGCGCCTGGCTGCTGCTCCTGGCCGTGGGGGCTGGCCTGCTCCTGCCGATGCAGTTTGCCACGAACGGCGCGCTGGCAGCGTCCTTCCATTCCGTGACCCTGACAGGTGCGACCTCCTATCTGGTGGGCAGCCTGCTCCTGCTCGGCCTGCTGGCCTGGCAGCGGACACGGCCGAACTGGCAGGCCGCACGTCAGGCCCCGACCTGGAGTTGGCTGGGCGGGGTCGTCGGCAGCGCCTATGTGGTGGGCAGTGTCCTGCTGACCCGTGAACTGGGGGCCGCCCTGGCCACCACCCTGGTGATCGCCGCACAGATCCTCACGGCGATCCTGCTGGACCACTTCGGTGTTCTCGGGCTGCCGCAGCGCCGCCTCAACCGGGCGCGGCTGCTGGCCACGGGTTTCGCGCTCGCCGCCCTCGCCTTCCGCTTCTGGGGGATGAGGTGAACATCCTGATTCTGCTGGGGACCGTCGGGGCTGGCCTGGGTCTGTCCGCCGGGCTGGCCTTCAACCTCCGCCTCGCGGCGTTCCTGGGGATGCCGCTGGCCGCCACGCTGGTCAACTTCATCGTCGGGGCGGCCCTCCTCCTGACGCTCTGGGGCCTGGGCCTCGACCGGGCCTTCCCCGCAGCATTTCCGCCACTCTGGATGTTCCTGGGCGGCCTGTTCGGCGCGACCTACGTCGCCCTCACCCTGACGGTGGCCGCGCGGCTGGGTGCGGGAGTCAGCACCGTGGCGGTCACGCTGGGACAGGTGCTCGGTGCTCTGGTAGTCACGGGCCTGGGCTGGCTGGGGCAGGTCCCCCAGCCCGTCGACCTGACCGCCGTTCTCAGCGCCCTGTGCCTGCTGGCCGCTGTCGTGACGCTGGCCCGTGACCGGGAGCAGGTCACCGCCCAACCTCAGGCAGGATCGTCCCATGACTGAACGCCGCCGTTTTCGCATGTCCTCCACGGTCTTCATCGTCCTGCGCCAGGGAGATATGTTCTGCTCGCTGCGGCGGGTTGCCACGGGATGGATGGACGGCCACTTCAGCATTCCCGCAGGTGCTGTGGAAGAGGGGGAATCGCTGCTGGCCGCCGCCCTCCGTGAAGCCCAGGAGGAGGTAGGGGTCGTGATTGAGGTGGCTGACCTGCGGCACGCCCATACCCTGCACTGCCGAACTCGCGGGGAAGGATGGGTGGGGCACTTCTTTGTGGCGGAACGCTGGCAGGGGACGCCCATGCTGGGGGAGCCGGAGAAGCACAGCGACCTGCACTGGACGTCCTTTCAGGCCCTGCCGGAACCCTTCGTGCCGTACGTCCGCAATGCCCTATTGGGGATTGCCGCGGGTGAGACCTACTCGGAGTACGGCTATAACACGCATTTCCTCCGCCTCCTCCGCCCTGAACTGGGTTGACATAAAAGCCTGCGGAAGACCCGGTTAAGTTGCCAGAGCTGGCAGATTCAAGGTAGCGACTGTATACCCCGCCTCGTAGCTGAACTCGAGTGTCCCCTGAAGTTGCGTCACTAGCGTTCGCGTCAGGCTCAGGCCCAGGCCGTATCCCGGGCGGTCTCCCTCCGCACCGCGCAGGTAAGGCTCCCCGACCCGCGCCAGGAGCTCCACCGGAAAGGGCCGACCATCATTCCGGATGGTCCAGGCCGTCCACCCCCGTTGCTGAGCCAGGCTGACCTGCACGGTCGTCTCCGCGTACTTCCCAGCGTTCTCGAGCAGACCCCGCAGGACCAACCGCAGCACGTCCTCATTCGACCGCAGGCTCTGGAGTTCGCGGGGGGCGGTGAGCGTCAGCTGGAGGTGGGGCCGGAGTTCACGGAGTTCTTCCAGCAGTTGTGCGGTGAGTGGCAGAACCTGGAGGGGCTGCCGTTCAGCCGCCAGCGTCTCGGCCCGGAGGTGGTCCAGCAGCGTGTGCGTCAGGGCGGTCAGCTCGTCCACTGCCGTGAGCGCGAGGCCAATCTGCCCGAGGTTCTGCCGTTTCACGGCCCGTTCCAGCCGACCGCGGATCACGGTGAGGGGGGTGTTGAGTTCGTGTGCGGCATAGGCCACGAACCGGCGCTCCGTCTGCAAGGCTTCTTCCAGGTGGGTGAGCAGGGTGTTGATGGCCCGCGCCGTCTGCGCCGTCTCGTCGCGCGCGGTCGGCACAGCCAGCCGGGCGGACCAGTGTCCCTGTCGAGCGATGGTCACCGTGGCACGGGCCAGGCGGCGCGCGGGGGCTAAAGCAGCACGCGTGAGCCACAACCCGCTCAGACTGCACAGGAGCAGGACCAGTGGGCCGAAGGTCCAGAGGTTGCGACGGAGCCGGTGCAGCAGTCGCCGGTCCTGTCCCTGCCACAGCGCGACACGGACACGGGCACCGGCAGGCGTCTTCACGGTATAGAGCCGCCAGACACACGCGGCGCACGGTGCGGCCAGCGTCTGAAAGCCGGTTCGGTCGTCCGGGAGCGGCAGGGGCAGGGGCTGCACGCCCCAGTGGGCACGGCCAGCCGGGGTCGTGATCCAGACTTCGAGTTGCGGGGTACCCAGTTCCAGGAGGGCCTGGACCTCAGGGGGCGTTCGCCCGGCACCCAGCAGGTTCGTGATCCGGCCCGCGACTCCCCGGAGCTGGCGGTCCGCATTCAACGTCTGCGTTCGTTCGACCGCCTGGGCCACCCAGGTCCCCATCACCAGCAGGCACGCCCCCACCACCAGCGCCCAGACCAGCGCGAGGCGCACGCCCAGCGTCAGCCGACGAAACAATAGCCCTGCCCCCGGCGCGTCTCGATGGCGTCCCCGCTCAGCTTCTGCCGCAGCAGGCGGACATGGGTGTCCACGGTGCGGGCATCCGAGAGGGAGTCGTTGGGCCAGACCCGGGCGAAGATGCTCTCGCGCGTGAAATACCCCCCGGCGTTCAGGGCCAGGAACTCCAGGACGTCACGTTCCCGGCGGTGCAGATTCACCGGCTGACCCTCCCAGAGCGGTGGGCCGCCCGCCAGATCCAGAGTCAGGCGGCCCACGGTGAGGGTGTTGCTGGGCTGGTCGTGGACGCGACGCCACAGGGCACGCAGGCGCGCCACCAGTTCCTCGCCCGCAAACGGTTTGGTGAGGTAATCGTCCGCCCCGCTGTTCAGGCCTTGCACCCGGTCCGGCAGGGCGGAACGGGCGGTCAGGATCAGGACGGGCAACCGCCGCCCCTGCGCCCGCCACGTCTGGAGGATGTCGAAGCCGGAGTGACGGGGCAACATCAGGTCCAGCACGGCCACGTCAAAGGCGTAGGTGCGTTCCAGATGGAGGGCCTCTTCGCCGTCCCGTGCCCACTCCACCTGAAACCCTTCATCCTGGAGGAGATCGCGGACCAGGCTCCCGACTCCCTCATGATCCTCTACCAGCAGGACTTTCATGCTCTTCCTCCCCGTCTGGTTTGTAGGACGCTGGCACGTCTATCGGACATCCTCGATGGTCAGCACGTCCTGGGGGGCGATGGTGTGGCCCTGGTAAACAAACGGTGCACTGCGGAAGTTCGCCACGACGGTGAGTCGTTTGCGGCCCGCCTGGAAGACACTGCGCTGGACCTGACGGTCGCCGGTCAGCCACTGGAAATCGCTCAGCGGTGCCGTGCCGTAAGTGCGGTGGAGGGGGCTGAAACGGCGAGAGTAGGCGACAATCTCGGCGCGGTCCTGGGGGAACGAATCCCGCGAGATGTGGAATTGCAGGGGTTCCAGGTAGAGGAAACTGCGGGCGCGCATGGCCGCTTTCAGGTTGGAGAACTTGTTGGCGGACGTGAGCCAGTGGTTGGTGTTGATCACGCTGTCGTGCAGGGCGGCCTCGTACAGGGGGAGCTGGAACGCCGCGTTGCCGTAGCGGTCCATCAGGGAGGGCTTGAGGGGCACCGACTTGAAGAACACGTCGGGTTGCGCGGCGGGATAATACCGTCCCAGGAAATAAGGGGACTTCTTGTCCGCCAGGTCCGGGTCCACCCAGCGGCCCAGGGCTGGGGTCAGGTACCCTTCCCCCACGTGGATGAGGTCCGCGAACAGGTAGGAGCCGCCCTCGGAGCCGACCACCAGATGGCGGTCCGACAGCCCCTTCAGGCGCTTGCGCCGGGCTTCGACCTGCTCGGCCATGCTGCTGGGGTGCCGCGGGTTGTAGTCCTCCTGCACGTTGGCGGTG encodes the following:
- a CDS encoding response regulator transcription factor, yielding MKVLLVEDHEGVGSLVRDLLQDEGFQVEWARDGEEALHLERTYAFDVAVLDLMLPRHSGFDILQTWRAQGRRLPVLILTARSALPDRVQGLNSGADDYLTKPFAGEELVARLRALWRRVHDQPSNTLTVGRLTLDLAGGPPLWEGQPVNLHRRERDVLEFLALNAGGYFTRESIFARVWPNDSLSDARTVDTHVRLLRQKLSGDAIETRRGQGYCFVG